In Legionella adelaidensis, the sequence TGATGCTTATCACTGACCATATCAATATGCTGCCTAGCAATCCTCTAGTAGGTACAAATGATGACGAATTTGGCCCCCGATTCTTGCCATTGGATAATGCTTATGACTTGGAAGCTCGGGAGAAATTATTATTCTTGGCACATAAAGAAAACATCTCTTTGCACCAAGGTGTTTATATTTCAGTATTGGGTCCCAATTACGAAACCGCAGCCGAAATCAGAGCATTTCGTATCTTAGGCGCCGATGCCGTAGGCATGTCTACGGTACCTGAGGTACTAGTAGCGAATCACTGTGGCATGAAAGTAGCAGTTATTGCGACTATTACAAATTATGCAACAGGTTTGTCTACTATTAGCCATAATCATGATGCCGTGGTATTAATGGCCTCACAAGCAGCAGAAAAATTATTAACCCTGGTTAAACGTTTCGTGGCTGAACTCTAATGGAGCTTTGTGAGGAATTGCTTTCCCTGAAAGATCGTATTGCACAAGAAAAGATTAAAATTTCAAAAAGTGAAATAATATCTCTCATTGATTTGACCTTGTTAGATGAGCAAGCCCTAGAAAGTGACATTTTAGCCTTAGGTGAAAAAGCAGTTACTCATCAAGTGGCAGCTATTTGTGTTTATCCAAAACACTTAACTTTGCTTAAGAATTTCCCTATCAAAAAAGCAACAGTCATTAATTTTCCCAGTGGGGAAGAACCACAAGAAGACGTTACTTATCGTCTTAAAACTTTGCTTGAAGAACAAACTGTCGATGAAATTGATTATGTCTTTCCTTACCGCAGTTATTTATCTGGAGAAAAAAAGCTAGCACTCTCCTATTGCAAGAAAAATCTGGAGTTAGCAAAAGAATACAATAAAGTTTTCAAAGTTATTCTGGAAACTGGAGAGATTGAGGAGCTTCATGAAATATTTGAGATGAGTAGTGCTATTGCAAAATTAGGTTGCCATTTTCTAAAAACCTCTACTGGAAAAACCAAAGAAGGAGCCAGCATGCCTGCCGTATTTGCTATGCTTTCTGCCCTAAAAAAAATAAATTCCAGCTGTGGGGTAAAAGTGTCGGGAGGGGTAAAAACAATAACCCAAGCTCAAGAGTACATAGCACTAGCAAAAATAGTGATGAATAAAGAGATACATTCCAATTGGTTTCGAATCGGGGCGAGCGGATTATTAGACCAATGCACAATGTAGGTTGGCGCCGAAGGCCCAACATTCATTATTTATTTTGAGAGCGTTTGTTGGTCCTTTCGGCGCCAACCTACATTAACCCTAACCACATAATCAACCCGTACCAATTATTGTTCATAAAGGCTTTAAAGCAGGATGCGGGCTTTCTATCTTTTATTAATCCATACTGGTAATACAATAAAAACCCACCGAATACCCAACATATATAGAACTTTAAACTCACCGGAATGAGTAACGCCAAAAGAAGCCATAGTGCATGAGAAAAACACTGTAGGAGAGTAATTATTAATACATCCAAATGAGCAAATAAAATAGCCGTGGATTTCACCCCAATCCGTACATCATCTTCTCTATCCACCATGGCATATTGCGTATCATATGCAATAATCCATGCCGAATTGATAAGTACTAAAAGCGCCATAATAGCATTCAAAGACTGATGGGAGGCGATGTATGCCATAGGTATACCCATAGAAAAAGCTAACCCTAATACA encodes:
- a CDS encoding purine-nucleoside phosphorylase, which codes for MSSKKPTNAHLAADLIKSRFPQFQPKIGIVLGSGLGGLAEQLENTATISYKELPGFPIINVHGHYGNLVLGNLCGIDVVCLQGRAHTYEGMHNLEAVKTYVRTLKLLGCEYFLATNASGSLREDVGPGELMLITDHINMLPSNPLVGTNDDEFGPRFLPLDNAYDLEAREKLLFLAHKENISLHQGVYISVLGPNYETAAEIRAFRILGADAVGMSTVPEVLVANHCGMKVAVIATITNYATGLSTISHNHDAVVLMASQAAEKLLTLVKRFVAEL
- the deoC gene encoding deoxyribose-phosphate aldolase yields the protein MELCEELLSLKDRIAQEKIKISKSEIISLIDLTLLDEQALESDILALGEKAVTHQVAAICVYPKHLTLLKNFPIKKATVINFPSGEEPQEDVTYRLKTLLEEQTVDEIDYVFPYRSYLSGEKKLALSYCKKNLELAKEYNKVFKVILETGEIEELHEIFEMSSAIAKLGCHFLKTSTGKTKEGASMPAVFAMLSALKKINSSCGVKVSGGVKTITQAQEYIALAKIVMNKEIHSNWFRIGASGLLDQCTM
- the ubiA gene encoding 4-hydroxybenzoate octaprenyltransferase, producing MNKWHEYLHLMRFNKPIGIFLLWWPTAWALWIANEGMPNLVTLLYFVLGTVIMRAAGCVINDIADRNFDDKVARTVTRPLATKKVSLYEAFLLLIGLLSAALVILVQLPPACFDFALIALFIIFVYPFCKRFFPAPQFVLGLAFSMGIPMAYIASHQSLNAIMALLVLINSAWIIAYDTQYAMVDREDDVRIGVKSTAILFAHLDVLIITLLQCFSHALWLLLALLIPVSLKFYICWVFGGFLLYYQYGLIKDRKPASCFKAFMNNNWYGLIMWLGLM